Genomic window (Flavobacterium oreochromis):
TTTTATAAATGCAGAATAATTATGATGTAGGAAAGCTATACCTGTCAGGTCTCTTAAACCTGACAGGTATAACTATCATTATTTCCCTTCAGGTTGTTTCTTTCTTTTGTACAAAAACAATTGCCATTTTTCTTCGGCTACACCCGCTTTGTCCATTTCGGCACGACCTAAAATAAAGAACAAATCCGAAAGTCGGTTTATATAAGCAGGAATATAATCATCAACCTCATCTTCTTTCATTAAACTTACTAATAATCGTTCACCTCGACGAATTTGTGTACGTACCACGTGACATAAAGCAGATATTTCATTTCCCCCAGGAAGTAAAAAATAATCCGATTTGGTTGTCATTGCAGCCTCCAATTCATCTATCCAAGTTTCACAAAA
Coding sequences:
- a CDS encoding cob(I)yrinic acid a,c-diamide adenosyltransferase, producing MKIYTKKGDTGKTGLFGGSRVYKDDVRVNCYGTLDEVNSTIGLLRAKLGPTHEWQPNLHKIQKDMMDMMSHLARPSDCKKINPNPKPEDGASFCETWIDELEAAMTTKSDYFLLPGGNEISALCHVVRTQIRRGERLLVSLMKEDEVDDYIPAYINRLSDLFFILGRAEMDKAGVAEEKWQLFLYKRKKQPEGK